The Solea senegalensis isolate Sse05_10M linkage group LG18, IFAPA_SoseM_1, whole genome shotgun sequence DNA segment ATGAGGACGAGCAGTgacacagagactaaatactcTGAGGATAatgaaacacaggtgaaaccaatCACACTCAGGTGAATCACGTTAAGGTGGgagagacaggacaggaagtaaaacttaGTAAGCGACACACGAGGACTTCTctacaaaataagacagaaaacCAGAAAGAAGTAAAAACCCAtgaaagcaaaagcaaaacaaaggcaATTCTCCACATTTGTTTTAGCTCAGGGTCGACACTGTCACTGTAGCTCCATGTAACCGTAACTGCATTCATCCACACACTCACTAACTCACagtgaatgaatacatgaatgaatgtatgtggAGGACGAGCTGTGGAACAAAGTCaaggattttgttttgtgtttcgtTTCCTCTCAAACTAAACTCTGTTGTTTTAATCAACAGTTAGCTCTTGTTGCTCAAGGACAAACTATATTTCTGTCACTAAtacgtttttctttttattaaaaaacctTAATCAGCTTTTTACGCTAAAGTTTCACTTCAAATGCTTTGAAACTAGCACATAATAAGTGCTagttcattatcattatcattatgcTAGCTCTGTGGTCCTCCTGTAAGCTAGCTATGCTAGCAATGCTAGCTACACTCAGtcttgtatatacagtaaagtaccttaaagggatagtaaggtagtaaaagtacaagaatgttaccagaaaatgactttgatagaGGTTGAAGTCacttatttatattattacttaagtaaaagtcgtaagtatatgacatttactgtactgaaAGTCatttggtgataatggtgtttcTCAGGTGGTCAATGGCTATAATCTGGCATATGTACATGTTTaatgtaagaaataaataaataatgacattaatgaaCAGATTAAACATTGACTTTTTTGGGAATATTCACCATCTTTTActattttctttgaaataaacACCATGCATGCTTTGTGTTCTCCTCACATCTGTTGCCTTGGTGACATATTTAAAATTCTTCAAATGTGAAATTCATGTCATCTAATCTGACAAAGTCTGATCAAATCAGATTATTTAAGATCTGATTTCATGAGACAaagaacagacaaacaaaggaaatatagtttcatttatattttgttcCTTAAAAGCAGAGAAAAGCCCAAACGTATACCGCtatatgaaaaccaaacataaTGTCTGAATGTCAGTGTGTGACTCATTAACTCATCATCAGTGTAGGAAAACACAGGATTATACCCTAATTTCAAACAGGTTTAGGATTAtacaatttaaatgattattaactgacgtgtgctgtgttttgttaCATAAATGTTTATAATACGGTGATTTGTGGTTAGACGGACGTTGTCGTGACTGCATTttcatatacaaataaagtttatatatctatatacagaaGAGCGGCGTGATGGTTAAGACAAATACTGTCTTCCGTACAGTGACACGAGCGGCGCCCGCTCTCCTCTCTCCAGGTTGGAGAAGTTAAAGATGATCCTGCCTTGACCTTCAGAGTGTCCGTTCTTCAGGAACACGGCATTACTGGAAGCAGCAAtctgtaaaaatgaacatttatttatcaaaatgaaaaacatccaTCAGTCAGTGAGATGtctgttttcatgatttaatcACCTACAGGAAATGAAACGCTCTGGGTTCTGCTCAGGTTAAATGTATTTCTAAGTGCAGAGAGCCCCCTTGTGGCCATTTGCGGCACTCGAGTGCAACAAAAGAGTTACATTTCCTTCATTAAATCAGATGTAAACAAGcgtaaataaaaattatttgtACAACCTTAAACAACAGAACATACTACATCAATCTGACATCATATCAGCATCAGGCAAaacctatttattttttctctttaaatctAAACAATACAATTCTGGACAAGAATGGCACATTTAAGAGATTTAGTTAGtcttagtttgtttttaaataaaaatataaaagaataaaagctctgGATTCTGCataaatctgtcatttttgtgtttttgtgttcaagcaaatcatttaaaatttaaaagaaaagggaaaaaactgAATTCATCTACTGGGCTGGACGTTAATcttggcgggccagttttggcccacgggccaccagttgCTAACCACTGGCTTAAGGGAATCCAGCAAATTTTCTGACTAAACTTTAACCTTCTAATCTAAATCATCCAATATTGTACAAATAAAAGGCAAAATATAAGCGATACTACTTTGACGCCGTTCATcctgtttttcagaataaaagcgctcatttagatttagatttttttaattcatctaCCAGGCCTGATATTAACGCTGAGCACTGGCTTAAAGGAATCCAGTACTACATAGGTCCTGACACATTAAAAAACTAAACGAGTCATAGATGACGTGACATTTACATACAGTTCACGTGGCAACACATATAACGCCTGTATATTCACCTGTGATTTGCTGCGACGACAGGCGACGACGGTGATGAAGGAGAAGGTTGCGAGGAGGACGGCGGCACACGTCAGGATGAAGAACAGATGACTGTAATCTGTCGTagtacacagaaaaacaaaacacactgtcAGTATACAGTTCTTCAAGTTAACGTGAAATAAATCAATCTGAAATAAAAGACTAAGGGgaagacatttgagatttgAAATTAAATACATCTTACTATCCTGATTTTAGTACTATCATAAATAGTGTAACCCTCAAATAACCGTTAGGATCAATGGAAGATTTGATATCACCTCCACACCGGTGAATTTCTGCAGTGAAGAATGACTTTTGTGATCAGTAAATGTTGATGAAGCATCGGCATcggcaattttcccattgaatCTTGAATTTTGAGGCGGTTTATTCCACGCTTTTGGTGTTTGTGGTCAAAAATGACCTCCATATATATAGAAACAAATGTCcagtgttaaaatacagtgttaatatgagaaaaactgctaaatcacagtaatatactgcatatgtcacaataaaacacagtgttTATACAGCTAAATACTGCTGAATCACAGTAATGTATGGTataactgtaaaatacaatAGTCACACATGAAAAACTGCTAAATCACAGTCCACAACCCCtctgtatttaatttttagtctctttcttgtgtttgtgcaaatacaatatattaaaagatatatatagtcttttgttttcctccctgaCGACAACCTGGAGGTATCATTCTACAGaatagccaccagagggcgactcaGTTTCAATGGAAGTCTGTGGGAAAGTTGACTTCTGAGTTAGTTGTCTCGGTCACTAGGTGTTCTACGATAGAACACGATGTCATTTTAGTAAAtgatgttcacatttagaggagAATATATGATAAAACATGACAGCAGTTATGTTTTCTTATCGTTTTAACCTTGTTTTGGCTCCACATGAgtctcactgctgtgtttctggTTGTTAAACAGAGACTTGTCCTCACACTCGTCTGTGTGACTAACATGTTACATATCCTCAGATTAGGaagtttctctgttttttccccGTCCTCAGGCTCAGGAACATTACCATGAAGTCAGACTGTTTgcttgtgtctttctttcttggATCGTGTAACTTGTGCTTGAATGACACAGTGAGTGTGGTGAATGGATTAATCACGGCAGGCATGTGCTCACTCTCTGTGGAACTAACACACAGCTCATCGGCTCTGAAACACCTCATGACAacagtctttttaaatgtaaaatctaaTGTAATTCTAAGTTTACACGTGAATTAATCTGTTCTCCTCAGAATGGAATTCAACTTTAAATGtcaatacaaacaacaacagtggatgatttattgtcatttttgtcttttttttgtacttttcttaTGGTAGATAGTATGTTAATGTAGATTCATGTTtccaaaaagtaaaatgaagtatttttaacgatgtattttattaatttttatgttcttttacTATAATAGTGTAGAGATACCAGGCCTGATGGTGTAGAAATTTACATTACCACACATGTCCTATGAATACATGCAGTTGTTGCTCTTCTGAAAACATCTAACTCGTACCTTTTGTCCTCAAGTTTCCATCtttatatacataatatttcatataatttgtatttttacCATTCTGTATcagtatgactttattctttgtttaaatcacttttttatattaaattatacacagtagttcattgtttttatgtggGTTTTCGTGTCTTTCTGTTTCATTAATTCACATGACTCTGTAATAAATAAGATAAGGGAAAATCTTGAGGGTTTAAAACGCGATGTTTGTCGTTaaacttcattcatttcaaGACTACAGTGATTGGATCAGTATAGAGCAGAAAACTGATTAACTACAGTAAGTAATGTGTGATGACTCGTTCACACTGTGTCACGTGAAAGTCacttaaggtgtgtgtgtgtgtgtgtgttcttgaatgtgtctctttgtggtccTCACAACATTTAAGGGCTTTCTGGAGGTTAGTGTTTAGATTAAGTGTAAAttaagggttaggtttaggcattaGGTTGTGATGCTTTACCCATTTAGGACATTTCTCTTGTCAGGACAAGTagttgtcatggagaccaaaacatggtcTTAATAAGcagagcctctttttttaagggaactggttaagtttaagggcTAGCTGGTTAATGGTTAAGATAAGTGATTACACTTTATATCCACCAGTGTTATAAACTATAATTttaggaaacaaatattcttctttttttcttttatacatGTGTAAGTTTACATGTaagtttatttatgtgttatttAACTATaatcagttatttttaaaaataaaacttttacaATATACAACAAGTGAGTATATATTGTAAAGTTTATCATTTGCTACAGTATTTGTTTATTGAAGGTTGTATGGAAACCAAAGAAAATGGagattgtatttatatatacatatatatacgtatatatatatatgtataatatatacatatatatatatatatatataatatgtgaatataatatataatataaatgtgtgtgtgtgtgtgagccgctCACCACTTCTCTTGATGTAGAGGCTGAAGGACGTCTGCAGTTTGCTGACGTCGTTGCGGACGCTGATGTCGAGGCAGTGAACGCCGGCTGAGGCGAACGTGTGATTGAGACTCAGCGTGTTTTCATACAGCACAGTCAGCGTGCAGCCGATGGTGGCGTCTGGCACACAGTTAGGCAGGAAACGCCAGCACACCCATATGGGAggactgaggacacacagacacacacaaattatataaataaaattatagaAATTATGCACCATGTAGCGAATAATTTACAGTCACATTTTAACACCTAATGccatttttggtcattttgtcattggtaaacaagtcatttttaaaaggtgtttaGTAAGTTGATTCAACTTCactttatgcatgttatttataaaatatacacataaatctttactgaaaatgttttttcaggaCCCTAAAAACTTccagtgacccatctgtgggtcccgacccagtgtttgagaaTCACTGATTATAGTTTATTGGGCTTTTCTGTCAAGATTGTTCCATAAATACGGTTCCATCATCAATTGTGTTCCTTATAATTGCgataaatgaatatgaaaataacgaataaaaataaagttaccTTCCGTCGACGTGAAAAGCCAAACTTGAATCCTGAGACACTTTGTAATCTGGAGGTCCTTTCATCTCGATGTGTTTGATGGCATCTGGAAAATTTAATATGACATTAGTTATTATGTCATCatgtttgacttgttttgacCAGAGTGGGGCCCTTGGAACAAAATTGGCCTGCTGAATGTTCTCCTTTGGCCCCacctgatttgttttgttcttaaaatATAGGTTAGaataaaaatatctaaaaaataaaataattatttatgttttaatgagataaaaaatgCTGCttaaagttgtttgttttgacataaaacagtatatatatataaataaatacaaagaaacGGAGGAATAAGTTGatatcgattggagggccacatgaaattgcttggtgggccacatgtggtccatgggccttgagtttgagacctctgagtTACGGATTCCAGAATGAATTTTGTAAtgcaaataatatatttatttatttttgcacttcCTGTGAGGCTGATATAAGACTTGGGAGCACAAACCGAGCACTTTGACGTCAGTGGAGTAGACCTCAGTGACTGCAGGAGCGGACTTGTTCACGTCCACTCCCACTTTGAGCTGCAGCGTGTAATTCCCCGACACTGAGTAAAGAAAGCGGACAACGGGCTCCGTCCCTTGGATCACCTCTCTGGatttcaaaaaacacaacagtaaatTACATCAAAATGTTGGGAATCAAATTCTGCAACAGTGAAATATACGCCATGTTTTTTACCCGTTGCCTAAATCCCACGTGTAGGTGAATTTGGTGGAGCTGAAATTCTGCTGCGGGTCAAAGAGTTCAAACATGGTCTCTGTGGGAACGTCTGACGCCAGCTCTCCTGTGTCTCTCACATAAGTGGCGTTTCCCTCCATCTGGTAGAAAACCAGCTTCCCTGCgatgttttctgtcacacagaCGAGTCACACTTTGTTACAGACGCAAACATTTCAACAATAGGCTgcattataaaacacatttacagtgtaatactgtgtttttgtgttgaaatTGAGGATTTACTGCAGGTCTGGATATTATAGGACTATTTTAAGTAATGTAATTTATACAGCTAAATATAGTATTTTACAGGTTATCACAGTTAATATACTATATTAGTCACAGGATTTCTACACGGAAATACTGATAAGTCACAGTAATGCATTGCATAACTGCAAAATGATAGTAAAATACAAGGTACATAGAATAGAATActgcaaaatcacagtaatataaGTGTTTTGACAGGAAAATAGAGCTGAATCGCATTAATGTATGGCATAACTTTAAAGTTACTGTAAAATGtcatatacatgtaaatattgctatatcacagtgacatcaaatAATATACACTATTTATACATTAAAAACTGCTTAGTCACAGTAATATATGACATAATTGTGAAATTACAGaacaatacagtatgtatatgtgaaaatattcccAAAAGTCAGGAAAATACGTTATTTATAACTAAAAATGCTACTAATGTGTCGCGGTAAAATAGGGCATAGACTTAGGAAActgcaaaatcacagtaatgtaTGGCACAACTGTGACATTACCGTGTTTATACAgaaaaaatactattaaatGATAGAAATATGTTGTATAAGTCACTGAAAATGCAACATTGTCTTACAGTGAAGGTACATTATctaagacacaaaacacacagtgaattgATGTTATTGTAATAAAACTAGTAGATATAATAATTTACAGTGAATGTACaggtggtttaaaaaaaaaaaagaaaacttacCCAAAGTCGATAAAGGGTCTGAAGTCTTTGCCACAcccaggaggacgaggagaaaaggaaagacGACCCACAAGACGTTGTTCCTGGAGACAAATGTCCAAAAAGgtgaattttttaaaaagttaaatgttgaaatgaaactGATTTTTACCTGTCCATGTCTGCTGGTCCTTCCACAGCTGAGGGACCTGAAGCAGACGTGAAGTTAGCGGCTGGATATGAGGCTTGATGTTGCTCCtgtggtctggtctggtctggtctgg contains these protein-coding regions:
- the tmem130 gene encoding transmembrane protein 130; its protein translation is MDRNNVLWVVFPFLLVLLGVAKTSDPLSTLENIAGKLVFYQMEGNATYVRDTGELASDVPTETMFELFDPQQNFSSTKFTYTWDLGNGEVIQGTEPVVRFLYSVSGNYTLQLKVGVDVNKSAPAVTEVYSTDVKVLDAIKHIEMKGPPDYKVSQDSSLAFHVDGSPPIWVCWRFLPNCVPDATIGCTLTVLYENTLSLNHTFASAGVHCLDISVRNDVSKLQTSFSLYIKRSDYSHLFFILTCAAVLLATFSFITVVACRRSKSQIAASSNAVFLKNGHSEGQGRIIFNFSNLERGERAPLVSLYGRQYLS